The following coding sequences lie in one Crassostrea angulata isolate pt1a10 chromosome 10, ASM2561291v2, whole genome shotgun sequence genomic window:
- the LOC128167388 gene encoding probable thiopurine S-methyltransferase yields MAENQFTEVSPEYWQKRWEERKIGFHRSHVDSLLEKHLDKLVDGRQNIKVFFPLCGKTLDMKCLWEHGHTVVGVEAARPALEEFFEEHSIKYTASDLPDGLGSLLTSEDGRIKLYCCDLFKFNSDLEGSMNAVWDRGSLVAINREDRQRYVKLITSLLAPDCRYLVETLEFDETKFPGPPFCVSEQQFYDLFGEKFNIMKLDRKDSLEEKHRSWGLDSLYENLYLTTLKN; encoded by the exons ATGGCAGAGAACCAATTTACCGAGGTTAGCCCTGAATATTGGCAAAAACGGTGGGAAGAACGTAAAATTGGATTTCATAGATCTCATGTCGATTC ATTATTGGAAAAACATCTTGACAAACTAGTGGATGGCCGGCAGAATATCAAGGTTTTCTTTCCTCTGTGTGGAAAAACGTTGGACATGAAATG TTTGTGGGAGCATGGTCACACCGTGGTCGGGGTAGAGGCAGCGCGGCCCGCCCTGGAGGAGTTTTTCGAGGAGCATTCCATCAAGTACACGGCCTCAGACCTCCCAGACGGACTGGGATCATTGTTGACA agtGAAGACGGCAGGATTAAGCTCTACTGCTGTGACCTTTTTAAATTCAACAG CGACTTAGAGGGGTCGATGAATGCGGTTTGGGACCGAGGCTCTCTTGTGGCCATTAACAGAGAGGACAGGCAGCG CTATGTGAAACTTATCACAAGCCTGCTTGCCCCAGACTGCCGTTATCTAGTGGAGACATTGGAGTTTGATGAGACAAAGTTTCCAg GGCCACCATTTTGTGTCTCCGAACAGCAGTTTTACGACTTATTTG GTGAGAAATTTAACATCATGAAACTAGACAGAAAGGATTCATTGGAAGAAAAACATCGGTCATGGGGACTTGATAGTCTGTACGAAAACTTGTATTTAACCACTTTGaaaaactga
- the LOC128167389 gene encoding acyl-coenzyme A thioesterase 13-like: protein MSETDEEGLRIAKEVAFGRVFGHKRFENILQKISIVSGGGGNITCEFEVVEDHRNSHGTLHGGMMSLLVDAVTSWALHTKVRDRNSASIDLSLRFIKPARVGETAVIEARTTRCGRRVAFLSAEIRSKEGRQLLAEGWHTKLLMAPGAKL from the exons ATGAGCGAGACCGATGAAGAAGGACTCAGGATAGCTAAAGAAGTTGCATTTGGGAGAGTATTCGGACATAAGAGATTTGAAAACATCTTACAAAAG atATCCATAGTGTCGGGAGGTGGGGGTAATATCACCTGTGAATTTGAGGTAGTGGAAGACCACAGAAACAGCCATGGGACTTTACATGGAGGAATGATGTCTTTGTTAGTGGATGCAGTCACTTCGTGGGCCCTCCACACAAAAGTCAGGGACAGGAACAGCGCTAGCATAGACCTGTCGCTACG ATTCATCAAACCCGCTAGGGTGGGGGAGACGGCGGTCATTGAGGCGCGGACCACCCGCTGTGGACGACGGGTGGCGTTCCTGTCGGCGGAGATCCGCTCCAAGGAAGGCAGACAACTCCTGGCGGAAGGCTGGCACACCAAACTCCTCATGG CACCAGGGGCCAAGCTCTGA